Proteins encoded together in one Coregonus clupeaformis isolate EN_2021a chromosome 30, ASM2061545v1, whole genome shotgun sequence window:
- the LOC121546089 gene encoding E3 ubiquitin-protein ligase TRIM35 — translation MASKAFLSEDDFSCAVCHDIFKNPVVLFCSHSFCKACLEEYWKQKTSRECPVCRKKSSMEFPPCNLVLMNLCEAFLQDRSQRASAGSEVLCSQHSEKLKLFCLEDKQPICFVCQTSKMHKSHDFCPIDEAAQDHKEKLKIALEPLQEKLKVFREVKLTCDQTAEHIKSQAQHTERLIKMGYKKLHQFLYAEERARIVALKEEEEQKSQMMKKKIEELSREISSLSDTIRTIEEELGAEDISFLQNYKDTVKRAQCTLPDPERVSGALIDVEKHLGNLQFRVWEKMQGGVPYTPVTLDPNTAHPHLILSDDLTSVRYSDEEQQLPDNPERFDGHIMVLGSKGFNSGTHSWDIDVRKNKVWDLGVITESVQRKGYCGYWHGSWGVLFGGGDYKTHLPKQPLTHLTVRRNPQRIRVQLDWEGGKLSFSDPVNNTHLHTFTHTFTERVFPFICTGFSPLPLRVLPGNVSVSVDTVSV, via the exons ATGGCATCTAAAGCTTTTCTCTCAGAGGATGATTTCTCCTGTGCTGTATGTCATGACATCTTCAAGAATCCAGTGGTCCTGTTCTGTAGCCACAGCTTCTGTAAAGCCTGTCTGGAGGAATACTGGAAACAGAAGACATCTCGGGAATGTCCAGTCTGCAGAAAGAAATCATCAATGGAATTCCCCCCCTGTAACCTGGTTTTAATGAACCTGTGTGAGGCCTTCTTACAGGATAGAAGTCAGAGAGCTTCAGCAGGGTCTGAGGTGCTCTGCAGTCAGCACAGTGAGAAACTCAAGCTTTTCTGTCTGGAGGATAAACAGCCCATCTGTTTTGTGTGTCAAACTTCAAAAATGCATAAAAGCCATGACTTCTGCCCAATAGATGAAGCTGCACAGGATCATAAG GAGAAACTCAAGATTGCACTGGAGCCCTTACAGGAGAAACTGAAGGTCTTTAGAGAAGTTAAACTGACCTGTGATCAAACAGCAGAGCACATCAAG AGCCAGGCCCAGCACACAGAGAGGCTGATTAAGATGGGGTATAAGAAGCTTCATCAGTTTCTATATGCGGAAGAGAGAGCCAGGATAGTTGCactgaaggaggaagaggagcagaagAGTCAGATGATGAAGAAGAAGATTGAGGAGTTGAGCAGAGAGATATCATCACTTTCAGACACAATCAGAACCATAGAGGAAGAGCTGGGAGCTGAGGACATCTCATTCCTGCAG AACTACAAGGATACAGTGAAAAG AGCCCAGTGCACACTGCCAGATCCAGAGAGGGTTTCAGGAGCGCTGATAGACGTGGAAAAGCACCTGGGCAACCTGCAGTTCAGAGTCTGGGagaagatgcagggaggagttccCTACA CTCCAGTAACTCTGGACCCCAACACTGCCCACCCACATCTCATCCTGTCTGATGATCTGACCAGTGTGAGATACAGTGATGAGGAACAGCAGCTTCCAGACAACCCAGAGAGGTTTGATGGCCATATAATGGTCCTGGGCTCTAAGGGTTTTAACTCAGGAACACACAGCTGGGACATTGATGTTAGGAAGAATAAAGTCTGGGACCTGGGAGTGATCACAGAGTCTGTCCAGAGGAAGGGATACTGTGGATATTGGCATGGATCCTGGGGTGTGTTGTTTGGTGGTGGAGATTATAAAACACATTTACCAAAGCAGCCACTCACTCACCTCACAGTGAGACGGAACCCCCAGAGGATCAGAGTGCAGCTAGACTGGGAAGGAGGAAAGCTGTCATTCTCTGACCCTGTCAataacacacatctacacacattcacacacactttcACTGAGAGAGTCTTTCCATTCATCTGCACTGgcttttctcccctccctctgagGGTGTTACCAGGTAACGTCTCTGTATCAGTGGATACTGTCTCTGTCTAA
- the parapinopsina gene encoding parapinopsin a produces the protein MDHRQLLPDLHGNISSSLGSVNDALLSRTGYTVLAVIIGAFSVPGVCMNVLVIVVTVRHRRLRQPLNYALVNLAVADLGCALFGGLPTMVTNAMGYFSMGRLGCVLEGFAVAFFGIAGLCSVAVIAVDRYVVVCRPMGAVMFQTRHAVGGVVLSWVWSFVWNTPPLFGWGSFELEGVRTSCAPNWYSREPGNMSYIILYFLLCFAIPFSIIMVSYARILFTLRQVSKLKVLEGGSTTRVEMQVVRMVVVMVMAFLLSWLPYAAFALSVILDPSLHINPLIATVPMYLAKSSTVYNPIIYVFMNRQFRDCAVPFLLCGRNPWASEPVGSEADTALSSVSKNPRVSPQ, from the exons ATGGACCACCGACAGCTTCTCCCCGATCTCCATGGaaacatctcctcctccctggGCTCGGTCAATGACGCGCTGCTCTCCAGGACGGGCTACACAGTCCTGGCTGTGATCATTGGTGCGTTCTCAGTGCCCGGGGTCTGTATGAACGTCCTGGTCATCGTGGTGACGGTGAGACACCGGAGGCTGCGCCAGCCTCTGAACTACGCCCTAGTCAACCTGGCAGTGGCAGATCTGGGCTGTGCTCTGTTCGGGGGACTGCCCACTATGGTCACCAACGCTATGGGCTACTTCAGCATGGGGCGGCTGGGCTGCGTGCTGGAGGGTTTTGCTGTGGCTTTCTTTG GTATTGCAGGTCTGTGTTCAGTGGCCGTGATAGCTGTGGACCGTTATGTGGTGGTGTGTCGACCAATGGGGGCGGTCATGTTCCAGACCAG GCACGCAGTGGGAGGGGTGGTCCTGTCCTGGGTATGGTCGTTTGTATGGAACACCCCGCCTCTGTTTGGCTGGGGCAGCTTTGAGCTGGAGGGGGTTAGGACCTCCTGCGCCCCAAACTGGTACAGCAGGGAACCAGGAAACATGTCTTACATCATCCTCTACTTCCTGCTCTGCTTCGCCATACCTTTCTCCATCATCATGGTCTCCTACGCTCGCATCCTCTTCACACTACGCCAG gtgTCCAAGCTGAAGGTGTTGGAGGGCGGCAGCACCACCCGTGTGGAGATGCAGGTCGTGCGTATGGTGGTAGTCATGGTGATGGCCTTCCTGCTCAGCTGGTTGCCCTACGCGGCCTTCGCCCTCTCCGTGATCCTTGACCCCAGCCTCCACATCAACCCGCTCATTGCCACCGTGCCCATGTACCTGGCCAAGAGCAGCACTGTCTACAACCCCATCATATACGTGTTCATGAACAGACAG ttccGGGACTGTGCTGTTCCTTTCCTGCTGTGTGGTCGGAACCCCTGGGCATCAGAACCAGTGGGCTCTGAAGCTGATACAGCCCTGTCCTCTGTCAGCAAGAACCCACGAGTCTCACCCCAATGA
- the LOC121546091 gene encoding complement C1q-like protein 4, whose translation MKTMTKKTLLPLQLIVIVCLSYGQTDDSANKQSINSGDPSSTLFSDLSAEVAKLRREVEDLRKSHNSVGVAFSAALRPPIVDTEGYGQTGPFQADTNLVHTHVITNVGNAYSPRTGAFTAPVNGVYYFTFTSYTWKNEANIGVALYKNNEQVALVYEFQDKGDNEDFASNGATLQLTVGDEVYMVLPSGFQVTGNAFKNLSTFSGFLIFHV comes from the exons ATGAAGACAATGACGAAGAAGACGTTGCTTCCTCTCCAGCTGATTGTGATCGTCTGTCTGTCTTATGGACAGACAGATGATTCTGCCAATAAGCAATCCATCAACAGCGGTGACCCTTCCTCTACCCTTTTCTCTGACCTGTCTGCCGAGGTGGCGAAACTGAGGAGGGAGGTTGAGGACCTGAGAAAGTCACACAACT CTGTAGGCGTAGCCTTTTCAGCTGCACTGAGACCTCCTATCGTGGACACGGAGGGCTACGGCCAAACCGGGCCCTTCCAGGCAGACACCAACCTGGTCCACACTCACGTCATCACCAACGTCGGTAACGCCTACAGCCCCAGGACAG GAGCATTCACAGCCCCAGTAAATGGAGTCTACTACTTCACCTTCACATCCTATACCTGGAAAAATGAGGCCAACATCGGGGTGGCCCTTTACAAGAACAATGAGCAGGTGGCGCTGGTCTATGAGTTTCAGGACAAGGGAGACAATGAAGACTTTGCGTCCAACGGGGCCACTCTGCAGCTGACTGTAGGAGACGAGGTTTACATGGTCCTACCTTCTGGTTTCCAGGTGACCGGTAATGCTTTCAAAAACCTCAGCACCTTCAGTGGCTTTCTGATCTTCCACGTGTAA